Within the Burkholderia sp. NRF60-BP8 genome, the region GGAAGAACAGCCGGCTGACGATCGTGACGAGCCGGCAAATCACGTAGGTGTCGATCAATGCTTCGAGCGCGGATTCGATCGGCGTATCTGTCTCGACGAGCAACGACATCGTCAGGCTCGCGACGCCGACGAACACGAGCAGCGGCACCGCGCGCAGCGCGAGACTGACGAGCGCGCGCGGCATCCGGTGCAGCAGCGTGGTGTGTCGGCGCGCCTGGCCCCGGCTTGGGGAGGGCGAGGGCGCGGTGTCCGCAGCGTCGGTATCCGCGGCGTCGGCGGCCGCGGTGTCGGGCGGAGTGGACGTGTCGGGCGGCGGCGCGTGATCCTCGTCCGATGCGGCGGAATCGGGCGTGGGGCCGCGCGATGCATCGGCGCGGCGCGCGGCCACCGTCGCCAGCGCGCGTCGCAGCAGCCGCTTCGCGAGCCATTCGACGACGAGCGCTGGCAGAAGCACCGCGAGGAGGATCCCGAGCGTGCGTGTCAGGTCCGCACGCTGGTCGGCGCGCGCGAGCTTGTCGTGCCACCAGCTTCCCACCGAACCGATGTCGAGCAGCGAGCGCAGCGATTCCTGCAGCGCGTTGCCGATCTGCGCGGCCCAGCGCGATCCCTGGCGGACGAGCATCGATGCGAGCCCGTTCGACGTGAGCGCGGCCGGTGCCGCGGCAGCCGATGCGCCGCTGGCCGCGGACGCCGCGCTTGCCGGCACGGCGGGCGCGCTCAATGCGCCGACGGCTGCGATGGCGCGCAGCGTCGTTTCGACCTGCGCGCGCTCGCGCGGGTTTTCCAGCACATTCAGTGCCTGCCGCGCCTCTTGCGGCGTCAGCGCGGGCGCGGCGTCGGAGGCGGCCGACGCGGCCGCTGGAGCAGGAGCGGCCGCGTGGGCGGCCGAGACGACGGCGGCAAGCAGCCAGCCGAGGAGGATATGTCGCATGGCGTGGGCATGCGGGTGCGTCTCGTCACGCGGCCCGCGAGGCTGAATGATGGACGGAAGTTAACATGATCGCGATCGGGACCGAATAGTTCCGTCGCCGGCTATTCGATCGGGCATGAACGAGGCGGAGCGGGCGTTGGCGGGGCATGTGCGCAAGCCGTGTGCCGGCTGCCGTCCGTCCGATTTCGGCGGGAACGTCCTGCTTGCGTGGCCGTAAGGCGTCTGTAACGCGTGCGTGCCGGTGCCGATCGGCGATGCGCCGCTGCGCCGCTGCGCGGGCGTTCGTCCAGCCACGACCGACGCTTGCACCGCATCGTATGAATTGGGATTCCTGATGAATCAGGCTGGCTCGTCGTGAAATACCGGCAAGACATGCTCGGCGATTTCCTCGATGACGTCGCGCACGGGTCGGTCCGATCCAGGGTTCAGCGTGACGTGGTGCGTCCCCGCCGCGCGCATCTCATGCAGGATGTCGACCAGCGCGCGCCGTCCGGTTGCATAGCCGAGCGGCAGCGCGGTGGCAGGCGTATCGGGATGCGCGGCGAGATCGAGCCGCATCGATACGCCGAATGCGCGAAATTCCGGCGACGCGAGCCGATCGACCGCCGCGCGCCACATCGAATAGCGGGCACGCTGCGTATCCGGATCGCGGTGATACGTCATCCAGCCGATCGCATGCCGGGCGATCCAGTCGACGCTCTGTCCGCCCGAGCCGACCGCGAGCATCGGCACCGCGTCGCCGCCGCGCGGCAGCAGCGTGAATTCGGGCGCATCGGGCGGCGCCTGGTCGGGCAGCACGCGCGACGGCACGCCGAGCGCGGCCGCGACGACGTCCCAGTGCGCGCGATAGCGGTCGCGTCGGGTGTCCGCGTCGACGCCGAACGCCGCATATTCGGGCGGCCGGTCGCCCGAGCCGAGCCCGAGGATGAAGCGCCCGCTCGACAGCGTCGCGACCGACAGCGCGCCTTTCGCGATATGCAGGGGATGACGCAGCGGCAGCACGATCGCGCCGCTGGCGAGCGCGATCCGGCGGGTGCGCGACGCCAGCGCGCCGAGCAGTACCCACGGGTCGAGGTGGCCGACCGGATCGGGATAGTCGGCGCTGTTCAGCGGCACGTCGCGAATCCACAGCGCGCGAAAGCCGAGCGAATCGGCCAGCGCCGCGAGTTCGAGCTGTTCGTTGAAGTCCGCGACGATGCGGCCGCTGCGAAGCAGCGGAAGCGTGAGGCCGATCGACAGCCGTCCGGCCGAGAAGACACGATGCGCGATGTCGGGGCGGGCGGGGGTGGGGATGGTCATGGCGAATCCTTGGCGGCGAGGCAGCGGGAATGCGCGGCGTTCAGTGTCCGAATGCTAGCGTGTTTGCGCGATGCGCGAGCGGGACGGCCAGGCCTCGCGCTACCCGACCCGCAGCGTCGCGCCGTGCGGCGCGAGCGGCGGGCGTGACGCCACGCATTGCGGCGCGCGGTCGTCGCGACCGGAGCGGCAGGCCGGCGTGCGGGAGCCGATATCCAGCCGGTGCTTCGTGTCGGACATGCGGCGCGTGCGGGTTCCGGCCGGCCGGTGGCGGATTGTGGGAACGGGCGAGGCCGGCCGCTCGAGTCCGATCACGATGCCGGCCGCGGGGCGATTGTCAGGTGGTCGGCGCACTGCGCACGGCGACGACGCGACGATGCCGGCGATGCGTTTCAGTTTCGAAACGTTCGCGCTTTCCGACGGGGTGCGATGCCTGCCCGCGGCCCGCGAGGCCTTGCGGCATGAAGCATGGTGCGCTCCTTGCATGGTTGTATGGGCCGTGAGTGCGATCGCGGGTGCAGTCGGCTCGGCAATCGCTTCAGTGGGTCGGACATATCGAAGACGGGGACAAGAGAATGAAAAAAGACCGAAACGCAACGTGTCGTGTTGCAAACATGAATCGCCGACCTGCCAGGGTATTCGCTTCGCCGTTGATTGCGGCGACGTGAGCGCGCGGCTTTCCGTTCCATCCGGGTAATCGGGTTCGTTCCGAACGACGGCGTGCATGCGTGACGCACGAGTCCGACCGGTGCCGGTCGGCCGTCGGGGGCGAACCGCGTGCAGGCGGATGGCCCCGGCCCGGATCCCGGAATCGTCATGCCTTGGCGCAACGCACGTCGTCGCGCGGCACATGCGTTTGCACGCCGCGCATTGCGCCGGCATGACGAGCGCACCGAACGGGATCGGGTCGGGAAAGCCGGCGACGCGCCGACGTGCGCGACCGGGCGGAACACGCGGAATCCAGGGGAGCGTCCGTCGATCGCGGCATGACGGACGTCGCAACATTGTGCTGTCAGTTGATCCACTACCCCGATGGATCAATTGTTGAAGCGCCCGTCGCCGAGCGGCGACGGGCGTCTTTTTGTCCGCGCCCGCATGCCGTGGCGGCGGCCGGCCCGATCGCACGGCGTTCTGTATCATGTGCTGGCGTGCGTGGCGGCCCGTGCGGGCGCACGGCCTGCCGGCGCGACCGATCACGTTGCCAACATGAACGATAACGCCTTGCCCGATTCTTCCATCGCCGACGCCGATCCGGCCGCGCTCGATGCGCTGCAGACGTTCGTCGAGCGTCATCCTCGCCTGCTCGTGCTGACCGGCGCGGGCATCAGCACCGATTCCGGCATTCCCGGTTACCGCGACCGCAATGGCCAATGGATGCGCTCGCCGCCGATTCAGCTTCACGAATTCCTCGGCTCCGACGCCGCGCGGCGCCGCTACTGGGCGCGCAGCATGATCGGCTGGCCGGTCGTCGGCCGCGCGCGGCCGAACGGGTCGCATGTCGCGCTGGCGCGGCTCGGCGGCGCGGGCCGGATCGAGCGCCTCGTCACGCAGAACGTCGACGGCCTGCATCAGCGCGCGGGCAGCGGCGACGTGATCGAACTGCACGGCGGCATCGACGGCGTGACCTGCCTCGACTGCGGCGCGCATCATGCGCGGGCCGCGATCCAGACCGTGCTCGAAGCCGACAATCCCGAGCTGCTGGGCGCGCAGGCCGAGCCGGCCGCGGACGGCGACGCGCACCTCGAATGGGCCGCGCTCGATACGTTCCGCATTCCGGCGTGCCCCGCGTGCGGCGGCCTGCTGAAGCCGGCGGTCGTGTTCTTCGGCGAGAACGTGCCGCGCGAGCGCGTGGCGCTGGCGTCGCAGGCGCTCGACGCGGCCGACGCGTTGCTCGTCGTCGGCTCGTCGCTGATGGTGTATTCCGGCTACCGCTTCTGCGTGTGGGCGCAGGCGCAGCACAAGCCGGTCGCCGCACTCAATCTCGGCCGTACGCGCGCCGACCCGATGCTGACGCTGAAGGTCGAGGCGCGCTGCGCCCCCGCGCTCGACGCACTCGTGGCGCGGCTGGGGCTCGGGCGCAACGGCGACACGAAGGAGCATGCATCGTGACCGGCGCCGCTACTTCGCCCGATCCGTCTGCGCGGCTGTC harbors:
- a CDS encoding LLM class oxidoreductase — protein: MTIPTPARPDIAHRVFSAGRLSIGLTLPLLRSGRIVADFNEQLELAALADSLGFRALWIRDVPLNSADYPDPVGHLDPWVLLGALASRTRRIALASGAIVLPLRHPLHIAKGALSVATLSSGRFILGLGSGDRPPEYAAFGVDADTRRDRYRAHWDVVAAALGVPSRVLPDQAPPDAPEFTLLPRGGDAVPMLAVGSGGQSVDWIARHAIGWMTYHRDPDTQRARYSMWRAAVDRLASPEFRAFGVSMRLDLAAHPDTPATALPLGYATGRRALVDILHEMRAAGTHHVTLNPGSDRPVRDVIEEIAEHVLPVFHDEPA
- a CDS encoding NAD-dependent protein deacetylase, producing the protein MNDNALPDSSIADADPAALDALQTFVERHPRLLVLTGAGISTDSGIPGYRDRNGQWMRSPPIQLHEFLGSDAARRRYWARSMIGWPVVGRARPNGSHVALARLGGAGRIERLVTQNVDGLHQRAGSGDVIELHGGIDGVTCLDCGAHHARAAIQTVLEADNPELLGAQAEPAADGDAHLEWAALDTFRIPACPACGGLLKPAVVFFGENVPRERVALASQALDAADALLVVGSSLMVYSGYRFCVWAQAQHKPVAALNLGRTRADPMLTLKVEARCAPALDALVARLGLGRNGDTKEHAS